Proteins encoded in a region of the Tachyglossus aculeatus isolate mTacAcu1 chromosome 11, mTacAcu1.pri, whole genome shotgun sequence genome:
- the SDR42E1 gene encoding short-chain dehydrogenase/reductase family 42E member 1 isoform X1, whose protein sequence is MDPKNSARETVLITGGGGYFGFRLGCTLHRMGVDIILFDVQNPPQEVPKGMKFIQGNICHLSEVEEAFQGVSCVFHIASYGMSGREQLDRKLIEEVNVKGTENVIRACRRRAVPRMVYTSTYNVVFGGQVIENGDESLPYLPLHLHPDHYSRTKSVAEKKVLEANGSALEGGEGVLRTCALRSAGIYGPGERRNLPRVVSYIEKGLFKFVYGDPRSLVEFVHVDNLVQAHILASEALKADKEHVASGQPYFISDGRPVNNFEFFRPLVEGLGYPFPTLRLPLSLIYSLAFLTEMVYFLVGRLYNFQPFLTRTEVYKTGVTHYFSLEKARRELGYEAQAFDFREVVEWFKAQGHGRKLKVSSLKNLFWNGILVLLLATVVLAWFPTGLAMPF, encoded by the exons atggaTCCGAAAAACAGCGCCAGGGAAACTGTTCTCATAACAGGAGGAGGTGGTTATTTTGGTTTCCG TTTAGGTTGTACTCTGCACAGGATGGGAGTGGACATCATCCTGTTCGATGTCCAGAATCCCCCTCAAGAAGTCCCTAAGGGGATGAAGTTCATTCAGGGGAACATCTGCCACCTCTCCGAGGTCGAGGAAGCCTTCCAAGGAGTCAGCTGCGTCTTCCACATCGCTTCCTACGGCATGTCCGGGCGGGAGCAGCTGGACCGGAAGCTGATCGAAGAAGTCAACGTGAAAGGGACGGAGAATGTGATCCGGGCCTGCAGGAGGAGGGCGGTTCCGAGGATGGTGTACACGAGCACCTACAACGTGGTGTTTGGGGGCCAGGTTATAGAAAACGGGGATGAGTCTCTGCCCTATCTacctctccacctccaccccgaTCACTACTCACGCACCAAGTCGGTGGCCGAGAAGAAGGTGCTGGAGGCGAACGGCTCGGCCCTGGAAGGCGGGGAGGGCGTCCTGCGAACCTGCGCCCTGCGGTCGGCCGGAATCTACGGGCCCGGGGAGCGGAGGAACCTCCCCAGGGTGGTGAGCTACATCGAGAAGGGACTCTTCAAGTTCGTGTACGGGGACCCGAGGAGCTTGGTGGAGTTCGTGCACGTGGACAACCTGGTTCAGGCTCACATCCTGGCCTCGGAGGCGCTGAAGGCCGACAAGGAGCACGTGGCCTCCGGCCAGCCCTACTTCATCTCGGACGGCAGACCGGTCAACAACTTCGAGTTCTTCCGTCCTCTGGTGGAGGGCTTAGGTTACCCTTTCCCGACCCTACGCCTGCCCCTGTCTCTCATCTACTCCCTCGCCTTCTTGACGGAGATGGTCTACTTCCTCGTGGGCCGCCTCTACAACTTCCAGCCTTTCCTCACCCGCACCGAGGTGTACAAAACCGGGGTGACCCACTACTTCAGCCTGGAGAAGGCCAGGAGAGAGCTGGGGTACGAGGCCCAGGCCTTCGACTTCCGAGAAGTAGTGGAGTGGTTTAAAGCCCAGGGGCATGGCAGGAAGCTCAAGGTCAGTTCCTTGAAGAATCTCTTTTGGAACGGGATACTGGTTCTGCTCCTGGCTACAGTTGTTCTGGCCTGGTTTCCGACCGGTCTGGCGATGCCATTTTga
- the SDR42E1 gene encoding short-chain dehydrogenase/reductase family 42E member 1 isoform X2, with protein sequence MDPKNSARETVLITGGGGYFGFRLGCTLHRMGVDIILFDVQNPPQEVPKGMKFIQGNICHLSEVEEAFQGVSCVFHIASYGMSGREQLDRKLIEEVNVKGTENVIRACRRRAVPRMVYTSTYNVVFGGQVIENGDESLPYLPLHLHPDHYSRTKSVAEKKVLEANGSALEGGEGVLRTCALRSAGIYGPGERRNLPRVVSYIEKGLFKFVYGDPRSLVEFVHVDNLVQAHILASEALKADKEHVASGQPYFISDGRPVNNFEFFRPLVEGLGYPFPTLRLPLSLIYSLAFLTEMVYFLVGRLYNFQPFLTRTEVYKTGVTHYFSLEKARRELGYEAQAFDFREVVEWFKAQGHGRKLKGFSFRRGLLPESTFFSWTAHSLEMD encoded by the exons atggaTCCGAAAAACAGCGCCAGGGAAACTGTTCTCATAACAGGAGGAGGTGGTTATTTTGGTTTCCG TTTAGGTTGTACTCTGCACAGGATGGGAGTGGACATCATCCTGTTCGATGTCCAGAATCCCCCTCAAGAAGTCCCTAAGGGGATGAAGTTCATTCAGGGGAACATCTGCCACCTCTCCGAGGTCGAGGAAGCCTTCCAAGGAGTCAGCTGCGTCTTCCACATCGCTTCCTACGGCATGTCCGGGCGGGAGCAGCTGGACCGGAAGCTGATCGAAGAAGTCAACGTGAAAGGGACGGAGAATGTGATCCGGGCCTGCAGGAGGAGGGCGGTTCCGAGGATGGTGTACACGAGCACCTACAACGTGGTGTTTGGGGGCCAGGTTATAGAAAACGGGGATGAGTCTCTGCCCTATCTacctctccacctccaccccgaTCACTACTCACGCACCAAGTCGGTGGCCGAGAAGAAGGTGCTGGAGGCGAACGGCTCGGCCCTGGAAGGCGGGGAGGGCGTCCTGCGAACCTGCGCCCTGCGGTCGGCCGGAATCTACGGGCCCGGGGAGCGGAGGAACCTCCCCAGGGTGGTGAGCTACATCGAGAAGGGACTCTTCAAGTTCGTGTACGGGGACCCGAGGAGCTTGGTGGAGTTCGTGCACGTGGACAACCTGGTTCAGGCTCACATCCTGGCCTCGGAGGCGCTGAAGGCCGACAAGGAGCACGTGGCCTCCGGCCAGCCCTACTTCATCTCGGACGGCAGACCGGTCAACAACTTCGAGTTCTTCCGTCCTCTGGTGGAGGGCTTAGGTTACCCTTTCCCGACCCTACGCCTGCCCCTGTCTCTCATCTACTCCCTCGCCTTCTTGACGGAGATGGTCTACTTCCTCGTGGGCCGCCTCTACAACTTCCAGCCTTTCCTCACCCGCACCGAGGTGTACAAAACCGGGGTGACCCACTACTTCAGCCTGGAGAAGGCCAGGAGAGAGCTGGGGTACGAGGCCCAGGCCTTCGACTTCCGAGAAGTAGTGGAGTGGTTTAAAGCCCAGGGGCATGGCAGGAAGCTCAAG ggattttcCTTTCGAAGAGGGTTGCTGCCCGAGAGCACTTTTTTCAGCTGGACCGCCCACTCACTTGAAATGGACTAA